Within the Nocardioides aurantiacus genome, the region CGGGAGGCCCCGCGATGACCGACGTCCTCGGCGAGTGCGTGGCGTGGGCCGACGGTGTCGTGGCCGTGCGCCGGGAGAACGGCGACGTCGTGCGGATCCCGCTCGCCGACCTCGTCGCCGGCAAGCCGGTGCCGCCGCGCCCCTCGGTCCACCACCGCCTCGACCCCGGCCGCGCCGACCGGCTGGCCGCCCCCGGCTGGCCGGCGGCGGAGCAGGAGCGCCTCGACGACTGGCTGCTGCGCGCGTCGGGAGGCTTCTCCTCGCGGGCCAACTCGGTGCTCGCCGTCGGCGACCCCGACCGTCCCCTCGACGACGCGGTGGCCCACGTCGAGGAGTGGTACGCCGCCCGCTCGCTGCGCCCCCGGGCGCACGTGCTGCCCGGCAGCGCGCAGATGCACGCCTTCGAGGACGCCGCGTGGGCGCCGTACGAGACGACCTCGCTGATGCTCGCCTCCCTCTCCCGCGTCGTACGCCGCCTCGAGGCGCCGGACGTCGTGGTCACCGAGCACCGCCACCTCGACGACGGCTGGCTCGCGACCGACGAGCGCGCCGCCCGCTTCGGCGGGGCCGCCCGGGCCGTGATGGAGGCGGGCGAGGTCACCCTGGCGACCGTCCGCGACGAGGAGGGCCGGGTGCTGGCCCGGGGCCGCGGCACGGTGCACGGCGACTGGTGCGGCGTCTCCGGGCTCTGGACCCGCGAGGACCGGCGCGGCCAGGGCCTGTCGCGGGCCGTGCTCGCCGCCCTGCTGGAGCGGGGCGCCGAGGCGGGCGCAACCACGGCGTACCTCCAGGTGGTGGAGTCCAACGAGACCGCGCGCGGGCTCTACGAGACGCTCGGCTGGGCCGAGCACCACCAGTACGTCTACCTCGCCGCTCCCTGAGGGCCCGCACCTCCGCGCCCGGCGTCACCCAGCACCGCCACGGCGATCAGACGGATCACCGTCAGCACCACGAGCATGACAAGAGCCATGCCGGTCATCAGCCACCGGTACCCGGCCGGCTGCGCCAGCCAGCCCGGCGTGCCCGCCAGGGTGGGACAGGTGACCCGGACCCCTGCCTCGGTGGACCCGAGGTGCGCGACGACGTGGGGCGATGCCGAACCCCAGGACCATCACGGCCAGGAACACCGCGGCGACGGGGTAACCGGCGCGCGCGAAGCCCGCCGGGTCGGAGGGCACGCCGTCGGGCCTGCCCGACCCCGAGCGGCCGCTCACGGCAGGCACGACGGCCGGTACGTCGGACTGGCCGGCCCACGACGGGCCAGCGCGTGCAGCACCACCCGGACTGCCACCCCGTCGGAGGGCAGCAGCAGGTGGCCCGGGAGGTGCACCCGGCACTTCTGCTGCACCACGACGTTGGTGGCGCCGTCGAGGAAGCCGGACGTGTACGGCACCACCACCTCGTCGAGGCGGGTGACCACGGTGGTGTAGCTGACCGGGCCCGGCGTCTCGTCGCCCGCGTTAAGCCGCTGCAGGAACGCCGACCCGGCGGCCTGCTGCCGGCAGGCGGGGCAGAGCACCGACAACCCCGGGGCGAGCAGCAGCGGGGTCCGGGTGCCGTGGTTGGACGGGGCCAGCCCGACGAGGTCGTCGACCTTGGCCGCACCGCCGAGGAAGCGCAGGTAGTAGCGCGGCATCATGCCGCCCTGGGAGTGACCCACCAGCGAGACCTTGCGGGCGCCGGTGGCGGCCAGCACCCGGTCGACGACGTCCCGCAGCTCGGCCGCGGACCCCTCGATCGGTGCGGTGGCCCGCCGGCCGTAGTCGATCGAGAACACGCAGTACCCCGCCGCCAGGAGCGAGCCGCGGAGCCGCCGCAGCAGGGTGGCGCCGTCACCGAACGTGCCGTGGACGACCACCACCGGCGTCGGCCGGGCGGCCGTCGGCCGGCAGGACCAGTCGTTGACGGCGGCGACGCGGACGGGCAGCGCGGTCGGCGCGGCCGCGGTGGCCGGCGCCGCGGGAGGCACGACGAGCATCCCGGCGAGGGCGACCGCCACGACCAGCAGGCCGCGGACCGCCCTGCTCGGGTCAGAGGGTCGGCGCACGGCGGCCTCCAGGGTCTCAGCCCGGCGGCTCGCAGACGACCGTGTCGGCCGGGATGTAGTCGGTGTGGAACTTCTCGGTCCTCAGCACCTTGGCAGAACCGGGCCGCTTGAAGTCGCGGAACACGTCGACGCTGAACCCGCCGGTGCCGGTCGCGGCTTCGCAGTCCTCGTCGTCCAGGGTGCGTGTCGCCGGCGAGGTGAAGGCGTAGCGGTCGCTCGTGCGCGACTCGACGTCCCACCGCTTGGTCGACCACATCTCCACCGTCGCGGCGCCCTGGGTGCCCGGGGTCGAGGGCGTGACCGAGGCCGTGACCAACACCCCGTGCGGGCTGTCGTTCTTGAACGACATGTCGAGCGTCGGCCAGGCCACCGTCGCCTCGCGCCCCTCGGGGTAGCGGTCGATGTAGACCGAGTGGGGCTTGTGCTCGACGTCCTGCAGCCCGGCGAAGAACATCGCGTTGAAGGTCGTGGTCGCGATCTGCGAGACACCGCCGCCGAGGTCCTTGCGGAAGATGCCGTCGCTGACGACGTAGCCCTCGGTGAAGCCGTTCTCGGCCGTCCGCTCCCCCACGATCCCGTTGAGGCTGAAGGTCTCGCCGGGCAGCAGCAGGGTGCCGTCGATCAGCTCGGCGGCCCGGGAGAGGTTGACGTTGCGGTACTCGGCGTACGGGAAGTTGGTGGTGAAGCTGCTGACCTTCTCGCGCACGCCCAGCTCACGGGCCTCGCCCGTGGTGAGGTCGGGTCGGGCGCGGCGGCCGTCCACCTGCAGCCGACGCTTCTCCCCGGATGCCGTGGCGGCCTCGACGAAGCCCTC harbors:
- a CDS encoding GNAT family N-acetyltransferase, which codes for MVGTRVVVRRLVRGETGPSGGPAMTDVLGECVAWADGVVAVRRENGDVVRIPLADLVAGKPVPPRPSVHHRLDPGRADRLAAPGWPAAEQERLDDWLLRASGGFSSRANSVLAVGDPDRPLDDAVAHVEEWYAARSLRPRAHVLPGSAQMHAFEDAAWAPYETTSLMLASLSRVVRRLEAPDVVVTEHRHLDDGWLATDERAARFGGAARAVMEAGEVTLATVRDEEGRVLARGRGTVHGDWCGVSGLWTREDRRGQGLSRAVLAALLERGAEAGATTAYLQVVESNETARGLYETLGWAEHHQYVYLAAP
- a CDS encoding esterase/lipase family protein, which encodes MRRPSDPSRAVRGLLVVAVALAGMLVVPPAAPATAAAPTALPVRVAAVNDWSCRPTAARPTPVVVVHGTFGDGATLLRRLRGSLLAAGYCVFSIDYGRRATAPIEGSAAELRDVVDRVLAATGARKVSLVGHSQGGMMPRYYLRFLGGAAKVDDLVGLAPSNHGTRTPLLLAPGLSVLCPACRQQAAGSAFLQRLNAGDETPGPVSYTTVVTRLDEVVVPYTSGFLDGATNVVVQQKCRVHLPGHLLLPSDGVAVRVVLHALARRGPASPTYRPSCLP